A portion of the Marinobacter alexandrii genome contains these proteins:
- the hemC gene encoding hydroxymethylbilane synthase has translation MERQIIKIGTRKSKLAMWQANYVADLLDAEGFQPQLIPIETKGDKIQHVALSKIGSKGVFTEELESMLRRGQIDIAVHSAKDLQSQLPEGFHVLSFCERESPDDVVVSHKEIDLNNPKLILGTSSTRRIAMLKHYYPHITTVDVRGNLQTRLEKMETGIMDGLVLAYAGVRRMNFDDMVKYWFDTDRFVPPVGQGSIAIETHDNLNKEIAHRIKKATNHNLTEKVLLTERAFLRRMDGGCSIPVFGHAQMEMDGQLVLKGGIASLDGKQLIQRTMNGSDPIELGTSLAEEILQSGGKKVLEDIKSVL, from the coding sequence ATGGAGCGACAGATCATTAAAATAGGAACACGGAAAAGCAAGCTTGCCATGTGGCAAGCTAATTATGTGGCTGACCTCTTGGATGCAGAAGGTTTTCAACCTCAACTGATACCTATAGAGACAAAAGGAGACAAAATTCAACACGTAGCACTATCAAAGATTGGTAGCAAGGGGGTATTCACTGAAGAACTTGAATCTATGTTGAGAAGAGGTCAAATAGATATAGCAGTACATAGTGCTAAGGATCTTCAATCTCAGCTACCTGAAGGGTTTCATGTACTTTCATTCTGTGAGCGTGAGTCACCCGATGATGTTGTGGTATCTCATAAAGAAATCGATCTGAATAATCCCAAGCTAATTCTAGGTACCAGCAGTACACGAAGAATAGCTATGCTAAAGCATTATTATCCACATATCACCACTGTGGATGTACGTGGCAATCTCCAAACTAGATTGGAGAAAATGGAAACCGGAATTATGGATGGTCTAGTGCTAGCATACGCTGGTGTAAGACGTATGAACTTCGACGATATGGTCAAATATTGGTTTGATACTGATCGATTTGTCCCTCCTGTAGGACAGGGGTCAATAGCCATTGAAACCCATGACAATCTGAATAAAGAAATTGCCCATCGTATAAAAAAAGCGACAAACCACAATCTTACAGAGAAAGTATTGTTGACTGAGCGAGCTTTCTTGCGCAGAATGGATGGTGGGTGCAGTATCCCCGTTTTTGGGCATGCTCAAATGGAGATGGATGGACAGTTAGTCCTAAAAGGAGGCATAGCTAGCTTGGATGGCAAACAATTAATCCAACGCACCATGAACGGTTCTGATCCAATTGAACTTGGTACTTCATTAGCAGAAGAAATCCTCCAAAGCGGAGGAAAGAAAGTTCTGGAGGATATTAAGTCAGTCTTGTAA
- a CDS encoding RimK/LysX family protein: MAKKETHIIGRLDIIDLPDLGVLNIHAKIDTGAYRSSLHCKKVHEEEGFLYFTLHTETGYQEYATKEWTQRLVKSSNGKIQKRYVIKTRIRLFSKDYNTSISLTDRSEMKNPLLVGRKVLAGKFIVDVSQKNLSYNEKKAN, encoded by the coding sequence ATGGCTAAAAAGGAAACACACATAATCGGACGACTGGATATAATCGACCTTCCTGATTTGGGAGTCTTAAATATTCATGCGAAAATCGATACAGGTGCTTATCGCTCCTCACTTCATTGCAAAAAAGTACATGAAGAAGAAGGGTTTCTTTACTTCACTCTCCATACTGAAACAGGCTATCAGGAGTATGCTACCAAGGAATGGACTCAACGATTAGTTAAAAGCTCGAATGGTAAAATACAGAAGCGATACGTAATTAAAACACGTATTAGACTCTTTAGCAAAGACTATAACACATCCATTTCACTTACTGATAGAAGTGAAATGAAAAACCCTCTATTGGTAGGAAGGAAGGTTTTGGCAGGAAAATTCATCGTAGATGTGTCACAGAAGAATCTTTCATATAATGAAAAGAAAGCAAACTGA
- a CDS encoding SDR family oxidoreductase gives MTKILITGANGLLGQKLVQLYEEKSNVEVIATGRGENRNLPGSYLYIPMDVTSKEEVSEVISSHKPDVVINTAALTHVDQCELDPNTCWALNVTAVEHLIKACKETDSFFVQLSTDFIFDGENGPYREENLPNPLSKYAESKLASERLLESSNLNYSVVRTMLVYGIVQDMSRSNIILWVKKSLEDNKSIKVVNDQWRTPTLAEDLAKGCALIAGKRSKGVFHISGKDLLTPYEMAIATADFFQLDKSLIEEVDGSIFTQPAKRPRKTGFILDKARAELGYEPVSFKEGLAILKSQLSYA, from the coding sequence ATGACCAAGATCTTAATCACAGGAGCAAATGGACTGCTAGGTCAGAAACTGGTTCAGCTTTATGAGGAGAAGAGTAATGTAGAAGTTATTGCAACTGGAAGAGGAGAAAATAGAAATCTGCCAGGATCCTATCTCTATATTCCAATGGACGTTACCTCTAAGGAAGAAGTAAGTGAAGTAATTTCATCTCACAAACCAGATGTGGTTATTAATACTGCTGCTTTGACTCATGTAGACCAATGTGAACTAGATCCGAATACATGTTGGGCGCTAAACGTAACGGCGGTCGAACATTTAATCAAGGCCTGTAAAGAAACGGACAGTTTCTTTGTTCAACTTTCTACAGACTTCATATTTGACGGGGAAAATGGGCCTTACAGAGAAGAAAATTTGCCTAACCCACTAAGCAAATATGCAGAAAGTAAACTAGCTTCTGAGAGATTGTTAGAATCGAGTAATCTCAACTATTCCGTAGTTCGTACGATGCTTGTCTATGGAATAGTACAAGATATGAGTCGATCTAATATCATTCTTTGGGTAAAGAAAAGTTTAGAAGATAATAAGTCTATAAAAGTTGTAAACGATCAATGGCGGACCCCAACATTGGCTGAAGATCTAGCCAAGGGATGTGCACTCATTGCGGGAAAAAGATCAAAAGGTGTGTTTCATATCTCAGGAAAGGACCTACTCACTCCTTATGAAATGGCCATTGCTACAGCAGACTTTTTCCAGCTAGATAAGTCCCTTATTGAAGAGGTGGATGGCTCCATCTTTACACAACCAGCTAAACGTCCTAGAAAAACCGGATTCATTTTAGATAAAGCAAGAGCAGAATTAGGGTATGAACCTGTTAGCTTTAAAGAAGGATTAGCCATTTTGAAATCTCAACTTAGTTATGCTTGA
- a CDS encoding peptidylprolyl isomerase, translating into MKKILLILSVMLCITACGDKNKDYLVKIKTEYGDMTVLLYDETPLHKKNFLELAKSGKYDSTIFHRVIEDFMIQGGNVSEKEGVRENDQDQVPAEIVDGFYHHKGALAAARQPDNVNPEKKSSSTQFYIVDGFSWEMMATNVRLLNQKMSELLQDTSYSDLLEQFQELAKNRDNKGMTSLALANKSLVEETFGVDLNVDISEYPDVYQGVGGYPGLDGEYTVFGKVIEGLDIIDKIAAVKTGRADRPVEPVPMTMEIIEIKKKEVTEKYGYEYPAE; encoded by the coding sequence ATGAAGAAGATACTTTTAATACTTTCAGTGATGCTATGCATCACGGCATGTGGTGATAAAAACAAAGACTATCTCGTAAAAATCAAAACGGAATACGGAGACATGACCGTATTACTTTATGATGAAACACCTCTTCACAAAAAGAATTTTTTAGAGCTCGCAAAATCAGGAAAATATGATAGCACTATTTTTCATCGTGTGATAGAAGATTTCATGATACAAGGTGGAAACGTTTCAGAGAAAGAAGGAGTACGTGAAAATGATCAAGATCAAGTTCCTGCTGAAATTGTTGATGGCTTTTATCATCATAAAGGTGCATTGGCGGCAGCTCGTCAACCGGATAATGTAAATCCTGAAAAGAAGTCTTCTTCCACTCAATTTTATATTGTTGACGGTTTTTCATGGGAAATGATGGCAACCAATGTGAGGTTGCTAAATCAAAAAATGAGCGAATTGCTTCAAGACACGTCATACAGCGATCTCCTTGAACAATTTCAGGAATTGGCAAAAAATAGAGATAATAAAGGGATGACAAGTCTTGCTTTAGCCAACAAATCATTGGTTGAAGAGACGTTCGGAGTTGATTTAAATGTCGATATTTCTGAATACCCAGATGTGTATCAAGGGGTTGGAGGGTACCCAGGTTTAGATGGCGAGTACACCGTATTCGGAAAGGTTATAGAAGGGCTTGATATCATTGATAAAATTGCTGCAGTAAAAACAGGAAGAGCAGATAGACCTGTGGAGCCTGTTCCAATGACAATGGAAATCATAGAAATAAAGAAAAAAGAAGTGACTGAAAAATATGGATACGAGTATCCCGCTGAATGA
- a CDS encoding leucine-rich repeat protein: MNNKKINQFKFWYFKGLIKLLFIISFSNSFGQTKGRFNDLNMALSNPDSVVVLNLKNKGLTEFPKTILRFKNLRSLDISGNSIAELPNDLATLSRLQYLDISDNRIKQLPKSVASLNNLKSIHLGYNSSIDINQVLSVLTKISTLETLDLKYDGLSDLPPSIAELKNLKTLDLSGNPIKRLPAYLTRINSLQILYLNNDPYFDIESSTEVLIGLNKLQELHLENDRLKILPDEIFQMNNLKLLYLNQNEIYKLPSTFEEVKSLQYLDISGNPLPQFELENFKQLYAPTLRINIGN, translated from the coding sequence ATGAACAACAAAAAGATTAATCAATTCAAATTCTGGTATTTCAAAGGGCTCATCAAACTATTATTTATAATTTCATTTTCTAATTCCTTTGGGCAAACAAAGGGGAGATTTAATGATCTAAACATGGCATTATCTAATCCAGATAGTGTCGTTGTTTTGAACCTAAAGAATAAAGGCCTTACTGAATTTCCGAAAACGATTCTTCGTTTCAAAAATCTACGATCTCTTGATATTTCTGGCAATAGCATTGCTGAACTCCCTAATGATTTGGCTACTCTTTCGCGACTTCAATATCTCGACATATCTGATAACAGAATAAAGCAACTTCCTAAATCAGTTGCTAGTCTTAACAATCTAAAATCCATTCATTTAGGATATAACTCTTCTATCGATATCAATCAAGTGCTCTCTGTACTTACCAAAATATCTACACTCGAGACACTTGATTTAAAATATGATGGTTTGTCAGATCTTCCTCCAAGCATTGCCGAACTAAAAAATCTTAAGACTTTAGATTTATCAGGAAATCCAATAAAACGACTGCCGGCATACCTCACCCGCATCAATTCTCTTCAAATACTCTATTTAAACAACGACCCATATTTTGACATAGAAAGTAGCACTGAAGTGCTTATCGGATTAAACAAGTTACAAGAATTACATCTGGAAAATGACCGATTGAAAATCCTTCCAGATGAAATCTTTCAAATGAACAATTTGAAGCTTCTTTATTTAAATCAAAACGAAATTTACAAATTGCCTTCGACTTTCGAGGAGGTAAAATCACTTCAATATCTGGACATTAGTGGAAATCCACTACCACAATTTGAGCTGGAGAATTTCAAGCAATTGTATGCACCTACTTTAAGAATAAACATTGGCAATTAA